One Aegilops tauschii subsp. strangulata cultivar AL8/78 chromosome 2, Aet v6.0, whole genome shotgun sequence genomic window, acttggactagaagtcgtataccataatgactactctaacagtTCTCAAGTGAAACAAAATATGGGAGAACTGAACATTTCTTATGAAACGTTTGTTCTTTGGTTTGAGAAGTAGGAGACGGTCTACACTTAGAGCATCTTCAGCCGTTCGCCCTCCAGGGTGCTGAAAAAGAGGCGCCTGAGAGCGAACCGGTGCTAGATTGGCCTCTGGCGGCGTCTTCGTTCCCAGTCGTTGGCCCACCGGTCGCCGCGGGCTCGGCGATATTCCATACAAAATATTGCAAAGTCGGCGATTTTGGCACAAACTCGGCGAAATTTCattgaaatttgtaaaaaaacATAAAAACATGCAAACTACGCCTACTACTACTATGCCAAACTACGCCTAGCCACTGCGCCCGCGTccgccgcccgtgaggcatcaatggaggctAACCGGCGCGGCAGCGCGCCAGCCTTCGCATTGATTTCCGCGGGAACCGAGGCAATGAGGGCGACGAAGCGGCGTCTCACTGACTCGGCGGGTCCATCTCCGTTCGCGCCAAAACCGCTCGCCCCGGCGCCCCCAGCGCGCCTGGTTCGGCCTGGGTACACCGGCGCCAGTTTCGGCCCAAACCGGCGAAAAATTGgctcctgggggcgcgactggacCGATTTTTGGGCGCCGGCGCGGAAAACATCGCCTagggggcctgttgggggcccggctggagatgctcttagcctCGACCCACCACTCTGCCGCAGTTGTGAGGGAAACCTACATCCACGTGTACGATTTTGTGCCCCACCAGGGTTTCAAATTCTTTGTCGCCAATGACGTGGGATAATGACATCGATAGGAATAATGGTTGCTTGGGTTTCTCCATGTCGATGGCCTTCGAAGATGGCCTTCCTTGAAGGGGCATCGACGAGTCGAAGGATGGTGGCGAACACCGGACATTCGGTCCGACATATTTAGCGTTCTTCCATGATCATTTCGTCCTATGAAAGGGACAACCTGCGTAGATTTGTTCGCTAGTTCATACAATGAAGCTTGGACAAATTCTATTTTGTCGGGGAACTCATGTTTGTGTCCCCCCCCCCTCCATCCCAACACACACAGACTGTCGGAGTTGAGCTTATCGTCTGACCCTCCTCGGTGCTAGTTTCACCGAGATGGCGATCTTTTCATATTGCGGTTGTCAGTGTTATTTGATCTTCTTCGATGATCCCTGACTGAATCTTCTTCAAGTTTATGGGTTTCAACAACATTGCTCTAGTAAGACGGTGCGCCAATGACCTCTGCTCATGAAGCGTCGCCGATGGATACAGAAGGATAGCTTCTTCAAGGACTTCCTATAATTTCATATTTCTAAGGCAAATTTTGTAATAGCCGATTTTATTTGATATAAATGCCAATTTTTCTAAGAAAAAGATTTGAGAGTAGTGCGCAAAAAAGGATGGGTCCCATTCATTCTTGACTGGTACTCATTTGGCACGAGGTCGGCATATCACTAACACTTAATTATTTTTATGTGACAAATTGACAAGCTACATAGAGTAGTGTAGTTAAGTAGTATATTTGCAGCAATGACGATCGAAACTATGAAAGATTCGAGTTACCCGCATAGTTCCTGGACTTTGTCTCTTATGCCGGCCCCGCTTCTGAAcaaaagagaaaggaaaaggaACATGACTTCTcaagttagggcatctccaaagcGCACCGTCAAACTTTCATTATATGTCTGGATTATAGTGTCCGGATCATTTTTATCATCCAACGAGAACTTGCATATGTCCACTTAGTAGTCCTAATGCACGGATTCCAGTACGCAAGAGACAAATGTGGGGGGTTTTGTCGGAGTCGGGACATGCACTTGAAATCTCCGGCAAAGCAACTCATTAGAGTGAGCGAGTACCACACATCCATGGCCCCCTTCTCTCTCTTCTCCCAactggaaattaaactaaaaataTTCCACAACATGCATGGTCTCACATACTACTTTGTGATTAGCATTGGATGGCTTCCTTCCGCATCATGTCCGTGGACCACGTCTGGGCATAAAAACAAACATATACCGAAGACATTTACCGGTCAGCTTTAGAGATGCCCTTAGTCGACAGACTTTGCTTAAGGGCCtcttgattcgtaggattttaaAAACAGAGTACATATGCGGCTATTTGAACGTGCAAACTTTTAAAAAAAAGGTTGGATGCATGTGGACAGCGTTGATTGGCTGACTCCCCATTTGTGTCCGTGAACTGCTCCCTTTCTGTCCGTGTACGTATGCCGGAGCAAATTTGCGTATCTGCGATTGGAGATGCCCTTATTCAAACACTTTTACAGTACTAGTTTATCTATCCATCCTCATTCTTCACTAATTACACGGGATACGCGTTTCTTTAATTTTGAGTGGTGAGCAATGATGCGTGCGGTGGAAGATTTTCTGAACAGCCGTTGGCTTCGCTTTTCATCTCGGCCATCCAAGTGTTACATATAGAATTCAGCTAGAATGGAAACTGGAAGTACAAGAGAACTAAACATCGAGCCCACACAAGCCAGAAAAGCCCTAAAATTAGCCTAGCCTGCAGTGCGCGTAGCAGTTGAATTGTACTGAACCGAGCCTGGCGCCACCCATATAATTGTTGGCTCTTTGTAGTAGTATTGCCCACTACGCGGTCACATGGACGATGGACCGGAGGCTCAATAATGCGCACTACACCAACGCGAAGTTGTTCAAAAATGCTCCTAGATCGCATTATGCACATCGAGCTCGTCCAAGTTCCAACTGCTTGCTGGAGTCGTCAGCTGGCCAAAGACAACAGTACCGCTGAACTGAATACAGAACGCAGAACGGTGATGGTTGGGCTGCTGGAGAGCAGCATCATGTGCTCTGCCCACGAACACTGATGATTCCGTCCTTGCACAAAGTcaaagggggtgtttggttcagagactttttagtcccagagactagaaaaagtccATAAAAAGTCCGTAGGAatcaaacaggagggactttttctacagggactaaaaaagactctactagagaaagtcttttttgattagtctctgggactagaaaaagtcttatgacttctgaaccaaacaccccaAAAGAACCTCACGCCTCTTGCCCATTTCGGCGTCCATCCACGCATCATACCCCTAGCCATGCTAGTGCTCTAGTACTACTGACCACTGCCGTGTATCCGTATATGTGCATGGAATAAATCGCTGGCTCTTCAGGCTTTTCTTCCCGCTGATTCCGTGCCGCGGTCCATTGGAGTGGTCAAGGCAGGCGGAGGAAAATATTACTGCTACCCGGGAAGGGAAAGCAAGGAGTGCGATAGGCTCGCGGCACGCAAGGCGTGCGTGCCGGAACAAGAAAGGGAGCCGGGCTGCCGGGGGCGCGCTCTCTTCTCTGTCACGGGTCATGTCCTGTCCATGTGGGCGGCGGAGGAATGATATGTGTTACGGTAAAGCGCGGCACTTGGGTTGGTTATTACTTACTCCAAGGCTGCAATGATTAGCTGCCTAGGTTAACATAACACGGCGAGTCAGTCAGTGGCAACAGGCAGGGTCACGGCCGGGCCAGGTATATTTGGAGCGGCGTGCCATCTGTTTCTTTTCCTTGCACAGCACAGGCGTGATAGATCATGGCGGAAAGATGGGTACGGCCTGCGCCCTGGCTGCTGCTGCTTTTGTATTCTCCGATTCTCCCTCGCGCGCGCTCGGTCTCGCTCACTCTGATGAGTCGCTGCGGTGTGGTGTGGTGGTGCGTGTGACCGCCGGCCTGCCTACTCTTTCCCGTTTGGTCTCTTGCAGCTTGTCCTCTCCGACTCCGACGGATGGCTCCTGCTCTCTTTCTTAAAAGCCGATATGCATCATGTAACTTTGGTCTAAAATCAAATAAGCACCGTGTCAGAGCCAGGCCTTCGCCCATCAGGTTCATGTCGAACACCATACAACAATTGCACACACACATACTCAAGCAGTCAagctactactccctccgttttaaaataaatgactcaactttatactaactatagtataaagttgggtcatctattttggaacggagcgAGTAGTAATCTATACAAAGATACAACGGCTTACGTAGGTTGCACAGACGTGATGGGCAGTCGGCCGACGTTGCTATCTATCACCGGTTCGCTCGCTCGCTAGATGACGAGTGACGCGGGCGATTGAAGGGGTCAATCAGTCGCATGCACTGCAGCCGTGCAATAATAATCTAGCTAACGGATTTCGGTTTACCCACCAAAAAGATTGAGCGGATGAATTCGGCAGCTCACGGAAAGTGAGCTCACGACACTAGGTGTGTGCCAGTGCCACATAGGCAGTTAGGCACGGAGTGGTTGCTGCCGTGATGCAACTGCATGTTGCTCTTTTGGTCAATGTTTGAGAGGACGCGATAGGTTTGCCTTAAAAAAGGAGGAGAGTGGACACGAtaggagcggctagcgagggtaACTCGTTTTTGGAGCTCGAAATAGCGTTAACGCATTCGGAGACTTCCTTCGGTTACACATGCACTGTATTTGTTTGAGCTACCTGTAGCTATCGGTGAGGTAAAAAACACTATTTCTTGTTCTAATATCGCGGAATGAGGCTTATTATCAATCCGGGTGTTTGGTCTAGTGGTATGATTCTCGCTTCGGGTGCGAGAGGTCGCGAGTTCGATTCTCGCAACACCCCTCTAAATTTTTAATGAAGTTTTTTCTTGTGTAGGAGCGACATATATCTCTGCAGGCTTTGGCAAATATAGCCTGCTCGATGGCCCAAGTCCAAGCACTTGTCTTTTGTTGGACGCATACTACAAATCCTGCCGAGTTATAATGCATTCGATGATTTTGTTGCATGGAATTGCACAAGTTCTGATACTTTGAAAACCTCCCTATGGTTGGACCTTGAGCCTCTAACCCAGTTTGGTCGATACTTTGAAAATTAAAAGTCCCAGGAAAGGTTAAAACGTTCTGCTGGAAAGCGCTTCATGGCATCCTCCCTTTGAAAAGTAATTCTTGCTAATAGGCATGTTGGGAGCATTGGGCAATGCCCGATTTGTTCCCAAGGGGCTGAAGATGTGCGTCATCTTCTATTTGATTGCTGCAAAGCAATGAGCATGTGGCGAGAATTGGGACCTGCAGATTTAACTGTGGAGACCGCTGTCATTGATAGACCGGGATCAGTAATTCTAGAACAGCTTCTCCGATCCTCTCATCAATGTATGCCCAATAATTTACCCAGCATCGGTCTCAAAGAAGGAATTATGGGTACATGCTGGTAGTACCTATGATAGTTGAGAATGCAACAAACACACCAAGATCTATGTCCGCCCATAACCAGGAGTGCGCTGGCAGTTCGTGTCATTTGTCTGAACTTTCAGAAGCtctttaccgaaaaaggcttttgcccctctttatatataaagcaaaccGCCAGAGCACAATATCCAACATAGGTACATAGGTtcaaccacccccccccccccccacacccaacaAACACACCAAGATCTATGTCCGCCCATAACCAGGAGTGCACTGGCAGTTCGTGTCATTTGTCTGAACTTTCAGAAGCTCTTTACCGAAGAAGGCTTTCGCCCctctttatatataaagcaaaccGCCAGAGCACAATATCCAACATAGGTTCATAGGTTcaaccaaccccccccccccccccccccacacacacacccacacacaaaGAGGTACCACAAGACAACCATAAAGGGTTCTGCTGAGGGCACAACTCAACAAGTCCTTAAAAACACACACGCCCAGACCCAGCACCGGGTGGGGCAACCATAACCGGCTAATCAAGctcgggaggaggcggcggaagCGGGGGTGCCAGACGAAGCGTCATCGAGCGGAGGTCGGCGATGATGGTGTTGATGGCGTCTCAGTCGGAGgggcggctaagcggccgccaGAGCTGCAGGAAAGCACACATTTTAAAGACAGCGTCAGTGGAACGTCGAAGGGGAACACGTTGAATCACAAGCTTATTGCGGACCATCCAGAGAGTCCACACTAGCACCCTAATGGTCAGCCACCTAATGTGGCGGGCCGACGGGGGGATGGACTGGATCTCCGCGAAGAGGTCGGGGACGTTGGTATGGCACCAATGACCGCCAACGGCTTCGCAAAAGCAACTCCAAAGGAATTGGGCCGTGACACACGCAAAGAAGATGTGGTTCGAGTCCTCCATCGTGCCGCATAGGGGGCACATCCCATCCTCAGGACCATTCTGTTTGAGCACCTCCACCCCAGAAGGTACCCTACCTCTAATCCACTGCCACAAGAATATCCTGATCTTGAGTGGCAGTTTAATGGtatcagaagctcttttgcccaagACTATGAATAGGTCTGAAGTTAAATGAAAAAAAAAAACAGGGGAAGGATTCATTAAAGTTAGTATTGATGCTTCGTATCATCTCGACGAAATGAAAGGCTCCACTGGTGCGGTGGTTAGAGACGCTCGTGGTGTTTCTCTAGCGGCTGCTCAACACGTCGATGATGCTCAGGCAGCTGAAGCAATAGCGATGCACCAAGGCCTTCTTCTTGCAAATACATTGGGCTTAAACTCAATGCAAATTGAATCTGACTGAATTGAAGTGGTAAATGCTTGTGCTGGACATGACAGAATATGGAATGGAGCTTCCGCAATTTATGCAGATTGCTTTATTATGGCTCGGATGATTGGAAGAGTGGATTTCCTTGCACCGTGTTAGAGAAACTAATGCGATAGCTCATAGCTTAGCAAAATTTGGTGAATGCCATTGTAGAAGATGTAACTATTTTAGCAGTGCCGCCCTATTTGGATTATCGTTTCCATTCCAAATACTCATGTATGTTATTATCGTTTTGGAATACACCTGTGAAAAATACAGGCCTTCGCCTGTCGTTTTTGTTTCCGCCTGGAAACTGCTCTTGATCGACAAGTTACACCTATAagtaaaatactccctccgtcccataatataagagcgtttttgacactagcaTTATGAGACAGAGGGACTACATCCGTATTAAATTACATCCATTCCAAGGGCGGCCTGAAATAAAGTAACCATGGCATTCCCTTGGAGAAAAAGGATCGTTCCGTTTACGGCAGCATTGATGTGCCTGGACCAAACGTTTATCTCCACGCCATCCCTGGACCAAACGTTGATCTCCACGCCATCCTGCTCCACAACAAACCAGCAACATGATCTTCATTCCGAGTATTCTGATTCTCTGTACGGAGGATACATTGGTTGGCTGAATTATCTTCTTAGTGCCAGATGCTGCCATGGCTGGACTTTCAGCTGACCATTTCAATTTTCAAGCCGAGCAGCCAACTGGCCACATTTTTCTTTCACATCAACATCTCTTATCATACGGGTGGAAAATACATTATGTGAAAAGGCTATGAACTCCACCAGTGAGTATTCAATCGTTTCAAACAACAATACAAAGCTTGCTTATGGCCAGTTTGGTGTTCTGAAATGTCAGATGTACATCATCTTCACAAAAACTGGCTCACAGGAcgaaaattcaatctatccacaTGAATCCTGTAGAAGTCTGAAAGTACGCTGTTCAACTATTGAAATCAAACACCTATACCTATGTTCCTCCTCAAAACCCCTAGAAAATATGCGGGACCTTGCTCGCCAGAACACGCTCGCGTCTTTCGACATAAGCATGTGGGAACCATCCTGCTTTTCCCTTGCATTCACCTTCCGCCCAACCGTTGCTTGATATCTGAGTTTCGACAAGACAACGTCAGATTAATAACGGAAGGCACAAGACCGTACGTGCAGTTTCTAGGACCACGCATAGAGAACATTTATTATTAACATTGGAGAAGCTTACAGAACACAGATATGAAAAGTCTATTTACCTTCCGGACGATTACGATGTCGCCAACTGATAAGTTAAGCTCAAACTCACTCTCAGCCTCGAAGGAATCGAGCGCCTGCATCATAAAGAATACAGAAAAGCACATTTAATAAGCCTCCCAGATATGATCAACTTCGTGTACATCTGGCATGCTATCTTTATACTGTAAATAGGTCACACCTCTCCCAGGAAGAAGTCGACAGAGTTAACTGCCTGATCAGCAGAAGTGGAGGCAAACATGCCATTAACTTCGTCATATGATGGTGGTGGCGGTGACATAAAACTCTCTGCTGCAGGGGGTGGAGGTGCTTCGATTTTTTGGCGCTCAGACACCATCTAGCAATCAAAACAGTCATTAAATCATGCATCAGTGTTTCCATATGCTTCATGTCGCACACTCTGGGATGTGCCAATGGAAAACTAAGAATTCGAGAAAATATAACAAATGCTGGAATCTCATACTTCTTCTTCCAAATGGTCAAGGATCTCCAGGACTTTCTGATGATAAGTTCTCTCGGCCTCAACCTTCGGGCCAGAACGCGAATGTCAGTGACCACATAATTTTCTCACGATAATTGCATAAGGTTTTTTTTAATGGGCACAGTTGACGGTTACCATCGCAATCAGGCGTTGTAATGTCAATCTTTGCTGCTGCCCCTCTACTGCAGCCATAGCTGAAACCGCTTCCTTTCCTAATCCCACCATGTTTGACTTCAGTTCTTCAAGTTTATACTCAGCTGCCTCCAACTTTGATATCACGTCGCTATTCCCAGCTGATTCTCTTACTCTGCTTTGACGCCTTGAAACTTCAACGACCTACGAAGGGCAAAAGTAAGATAAATACCGCTGTTCGTACGAAAGACATGATGTACCCCGAACACATAATTACTTATATGTTGTTCAAATTCAGAATGACTCAATTAAATTACATGACCTGACATTGTTTTTATTTATGGTGCTACGGCGGGCTTATGCCGGCCTGAACCTTTTCATTAATAACCAGAGTACATTTACAACATAGAAAGCCAGAGAGAAAAGGAGGAAGAGAAGCAAAAGCATCTAGTTTAGGTTACAATCCCATAGACAAGTGAAACAACATGGTGCCCCAGTCGCGCAGCAGACTGCGCGCCTGCTCATTATTACAAGATCTGACATTATGACAAAATGATGCATGAAGTTCTTAAACGCAACATAAGCTTATCAGAACTGCTGACACTAAGTATTTAATTGGACATTGAAGAGTATGAATTGGCAAATTGGCATTGATATTGCTGCTTTGGAAATGATTGAATTTAACAGTTCAAGTGATGGaaacacccttcagatgagaggCTGAATTGATCTGTCCATATACACAGTAACAGTGTGATGGTTCCTctacacaacaaataacaaacgCGCAGTTGAGAAGCAAAGCCAGTTCAGAGAGTCCAGTTATATCCGTCATTTTACTCTATACATATGATGTTCTCCACTGTGCATCTATGATACTTGCAATATAAGGAAGGCATGGCAGTAGAAGCATAAACTAAACATGCTATTATAGTGTGGAGTTGTGGACCATGTAGCTTATCTAGATCCTAATGAGTGTTGTCCAACTTCCAAATAACTACAAGGGAATTCCGGAATTATTTCTAACATCAAGAATACAATTTTATCATTGCATAAGATGTACTTATTTGTGAGCAAGGATTTTCACCTGAGCATCAGCTTCTTGCCTTATTCTGTCATATCTCTGGGCTAGATGTCTAGCATCCTCTAGAGGGGCACCCATTACCATTGCCCGTAGAGGCTCTGCCACCTAGAATTCAATAATTAATTACACACTGTATCAATACATATTATACCCTGGTTACACACTTACTCCCTCTGTCCGCGAATAAGTGTACATCTAGCTTTTGTCTTAAGTCAAAGTTTTAAAACTTTGACCAACTTTCTAGCGAAAAGTAGAAGCATTTATGTCACTAAATTAGTATCACTAGATCCTTTTTGAAATGTACTTTGATAATATACCAATTTGATGCCATATATGTTACTACTATTTTTTATAAAGTTGgtcaaaattttaaaactttgacttagaacaaaagctagatgtacacttattcgtggacggagggagtagatgtaaGATATAAAAATAAATTTGTTCGGTTATACTCCAAACGATATACAATCTATAAGAAAATAAATATCCATATAGGCATTTAAGTAGTTATGCATtttcaaatatatatatatatatatatatatatatatatatatatatatcatatagCCTAACAAATTCATTTAACCATGTACATGAGTTAACTTATAGTAAAAACTATGTGCACTGAAATTCATCAGCAGGATCTTGTCATAAGGTAAAGGGTAAATCCAGCACTTGGAAAATATACCTGAGTACCAAATGCTTTCAGCATGTTCCCGCgttccttttctatcagtgaacGCGCCTTTCCATAGTACGTAGCAGCTCTGGATAAAGTATTACCACTTGTACATGTGTTTTCAATGCCATATTTCTGGCTATCATCAGACAATTTGTTCCCTGCAAATTTAGATTATATGTAAATACATAATTAATAATATACCATTGATTAGTAATGCAAAGATAAAAATTACTCCCCTGAGCTAATATACAATTGGAGGAACATACCTATCTCCACTTGCTTAGATCCTGTCACTATGTAGCCCTCCACACCCCGAACGACGTCCCTTTGAAAATGCTGGCAAACGATGCCAATGTTTTAATCCAAAGGAAACAATGTAGAAAGAAAAGAGACAATGAAATTGTGTTACTCATACTTTGGCAGCACGAGTGGATAAGTAAAGTTTTTCCAATCTCTGATGTAGTTTAACTTCTGACTCGTCTGTGAATGCATTATCAGAATTTCCATAGCCACCAGCCCCAAACTGCTTAAACACACCCTGCAACAGTACATACATGTTACAATATTATTTTACTCATAAAAAAATTGGAAAGTTATATGTTTTGATGCCACTAGCAGGGATATAtattaattttattattatttaagTAGATATCATGTAGTATGTGTGGCCAGTTATAGCTCAGTAATATCTACTCAGTATAAAGGTTACATACAAGTAATTCCAGTTTTGCAATGCGTGAGAGGTAGTTGAAAATGGGGTGCTGTTGAATTTCTGCTTCACTTGGCAAAGCACAAGCATGAGTAGAAAAATACTAGTATGTGTAATTACAGTGTTGAAAATTATAGGTTCACTTCAGAATCTTGAGATCGCCTTACTCAGCTGGCAGTTCTTACTATAAATACATGAACAAACATCCATACTATGTAGTAAAGAAAGGATTTTGTTTAGTTCTAGAATCTTAACAGTAAGCCACCTTCTGCATTTCCAGACAATATAGTTATCTCTGGGGCAAACATAACCATGATATGTGATTGTTGGCTTCCAGCCTATAATACCATCAGCCCGAGTGCTCCTAAGGCAATGCAACAAGTTTATTTAGCCGATCATCCTACGATTGCGCAAGATGGATGCAAAGCAATCAGGTTGGTAACTAGGTACTAGTCTAAACAGTGTAATGCGACAGGTCACCCTTTGCTGAGTAAGGCCCCTCGCTGTGTATTGTTTTCCGTGTGTGCCGGATCTCCCTTGTGCTGCTGTCATGGCTGGAGACCCCAAAAAATGCCTTCGGATTTCTTCCCCCAAGGGACGAGTTTCCTGTGTGTATCCGGACAGATTGTGTTTATGGGCTTATGACAGTTCTATATTTGGATGATTAACGATGATTCATGAGCAATTCTTTGATCAGAAACCTACATATGTATCCTTCAAATCAAACCTCTATTCCATTTTGCTGTAAAAACTCAGCTATTTTTAGAAAATAGCCAATTTGATCACCTCAAGCTCTACTTGAGGATCACAACTTCCCCCACTTCTGAACTACGATCAAGCGCAGTAAATTGCCAACCTTCTATCTCTATCTATCCATTTCTCCGGACTCCGGCATCAATAGGCTGCTAAGGTCAACTGCCTCTCTATCACATACTCCACATAAATAAGATACCGGGCCAATTACAGGTACATCATCATCACCAAGCGGCTACTGTCGGTGCGCGCCCACCCGAGCTGCTCGGGGCACTCCACCCAGATCGATGGAGAAAACTGCGAGAGGCGGTCGGGCGAGACGGGGGCTCACCTGGCGCGCGACCTGCTCCTTGAGCCTGGAGGCCTGCTTCCACAGCGCCTCCATGGCCCGGAttcgcgggcggcggcgcagcaGACGGAGGGGGGGTTCGGGGAGGACGGCCGGGCCGAAGGGGTCGCGCGGCGCGGAGACGGCGGACGGGAGACGGCGCCTTGGTCTCCCCTCCTTTTACTTTTGGTTTTCTGACCGGGCGAGGCCGCCTGCGGCTTCCTTCCTCGGAGGATGTTTTGGTGGTGGTTGGCCTCACGGCCGTGCCAGGCCTCCCTGCGCTGGAACCGCGTCGCCGATGCCCCGGGAACAATAAACGGCTCGGTCGTCCCGGGCCCGCATGGCGGTGGGTCGTTCGGGTTCGGCCGAGGAGGACGCCCCCGTACGTCCGGCCGTGTATCTTGCCAAACACCTGTCGGCGCAAGCATTCCAATTTTTTTATTTAAGAAAATCGGATCTATTATAAATGTTCAGGGAAGTACACTTTGGAAGatttttttaatataaatttgaGATGTATTCATTAAACATCATGGTAGTATGAAGAACAACAGAAGTAACCCAAAGTACATCCATGTCCGCAGCTTATCCAgtgacgactacaagcactaGAGTGAGTGATGGCGCGCCATCGCGCCTCTTTCACACGATCCAGACAAATCTTGTTGTAGTAAACGGTCAGAAAGCCGGCATGATAAGGTCCGAAAAGACCAGTGCATCAGACCAACAACCTTTTTTAGGGAACAACGCATAAAAAAAACATTTCAAAAGTTACACATGATGAGGAAATAATCATAAAGCTGAGAACATGCAATGTTGCAAATAATAATACTCCCTTGACCACAATAAGCCATTGCACATAGTAACAATAACAAGTATTCCCTCCATTCACATATATGTTATATTCTAACTTCTTTTTTGAATTAAATGTATATAGATACATTTTAGTGTATTTGTTCACTCATTTTATGTAGTTTACATTAAAATATCAATAAGTATTTTATATTTATGAATGGAGAGAGTACCAAACAAACTCGGATTGCCTCGTGCTTCCTAAAGTGGTTGCAAGTTTTAGGGCAACAGTTTCATGGCAGAAATTTTTCTGGTGCTCTACAACCTACTCTGTCATGTCTTAAATTTTCTTTTGGTTGCCTTATTTTGCATCATCTCTAGGAGATGCTCTTACACCCCATGTCAtggacttaacacggcagatgtcctagcgaaatgacttagtcgtggagccatcgcaactaggttagcttaaaggggttaatcaggacaaaggacacagagagtttttactggttcggcccctcgcGGTGGAGGTAAAGGCTTACTCCAGTTTtggggttgtattgcttgggtttcgattaccagggagcgaatacgcttgacctagttctcgatctcttgtttcttgtcTTAACCCGCCgacgggtcacccctttatatacacaggttgatgcccggcggcttaGAGAGTCT contains:
- the LOC109753526 gene encoding SH3 domain-containing protein 2, which translates into the protein MEALWKQASRLKEQVARQGVFKQFGAGGYGNSDNAFTDESEVKLHQRLEKLYLSTRAAKHFQRDVVRGVEGYIVTGSKQVEIGNKLSDDSQKYGIENTCTSGNTLSRAATYYGKARSLIEKERGNMLKAFGTQVAEPLRAMVMGAPLEDARHLAQRYDRIRQEADAQVVEVSRRQSRVRESAGNSDVISKLEAAEYKLEELKSNMVGLGKEAVSAMAAVEGQQQRLTLQRLIAMVEAERTYHQKVLEILDHLEEEMVSERQKIEAPPPPAAESFMSPPPPSYDEVNGMFASTSADQAVNSVDFFLGEALDSFEAESEFELNLSVGDIVIVRKISSNGWAEGECKGKAGWFPHAYVERRERVLASKVPHIF